One genomic segment of Elusimicrobiota bacterium includes these proteins:
- the recD2_4 gene encoding ATP-dependent RecD-like DNA helicase yields the protein MNLFPDQEAAKDLVSREKISIVTGGAGTGKSTVVREIIEAHARPSYRIALAAPSGKAAKRLSEVTDREATTIHRLLGPTKVGNWFEFRFNESNHLPAELIVIDETSMVDISLMASLLCAISPETKLVMVGDHYQLPPVGPGSPFRDLLNSAQVPFKELDIIKRQKDGLLIQNAHRIKNGEDIIVNEHNAGDFLFLEREDEDDILIKIADFYASDFLRELKVDPLRDVQVISPLREKTLLSCKSINLALQKKLNPNDPVQDYPFKVGDKVIQTRNDYDHNIVNGDMGYVAAINKVDKFISVDFESPNRHVTLPIKGHDLDLAYAITVHKSQGSEWPVVILPIHRNFGNRLPQRNLLYTAVTRAKRLLVIIGQRDEIGRIVRRNEQGKRYTNLTERLNGKET from the coding sequence GGCAAATCAACTGTTGTGAGAGAAATTATCGAGGCACATGCGCGGCCAAGCTACCGGATTGCGCTCGCCGCTCCCTCCGGCAAGGCGGCGAAGCGGCTTTCGGAAGTAACTGATCGAGAAGCGACAACGATCCACCGGTTGCTCGGTCCGACCAAGGTCGGCAATTGGTTTGAATTTCGGTTCAACGAGAGTAACCATCTTCCGGCGGAACTGATCGTCATCGATGAGACCTCAATGGTGGACATTTCGCTTATGGCCAGTCTCCTTTGCGCCATCTCACCCGAAACCAAACTGGTCATGGTCGGCGATCACTACCAACTCCCACCCGTGGGCCCCGGCAGCCCGTTTCGCGATTTATTGAACTCCGCCCAGGTGCCGTTTAAGGAGCTCGACATCATTAAGCGCCAGAAGGACGGCCTGCTTATTCAGAACGCCCACCGAATAAAAAACGGTGAAGACATAATCGTGAACGAGCATAACGCGGGCGATTTTCTTTTCCTGGAGCGGGAAGATGAAGACGATATCTTGATCAAGATCGCCGATTTCTACGCCAGCGACTTCCTGAGAGAGCTGAAGGTGGATCCACTCAGAGACGTGCAGGTAATTTCACCCCTGCGTGAAAAAACTCTTCTCTCCTGCAAATCAATCAACCTTGCGCTTCAGAAGAAACTGAACCCGAACGATCCTGTCCAGGATTACCCCTTCAAAGTCGGCGACAAGGTGATCCAAACGCGAAACGATTACGACCACAACATCGTGAACGGCGATATGGGTTACGTCGCGGCGATCAACAAGGTTGACAAATTTATCTCAGTGGATTTTGAGAGTCCGAACCGCCACGTCACACTTCCGATTAAGGGCCACGATCTTGATCTGGCCTATGCCATCACCGTCCACAAATCACAGGGCTCGGAATGGCCGGTCGTGATCCTTCCCATCCACCGGAATTTCGGGAATCGCCTTCCCCAACGGAATCTTCTTTACACGGCGGTGACGCGAGCGAAAAGGCTCCTGGTCATCATCGGCCAACGGGACGAGATAGGGAGGATCGTTCGCCGAAACGAGCAAGGGAAGCGGTACACCAATTTAACAGAACGTCTCAATGGCAAAGAGACCTGA
- the dnaG_3 gene encoding DNA primase, giving the protein MEDKSQIWRDYKKTVLEKVGDFSDFFGHLRKEKNTDGGWVVGCCPFHDDHDPSFAYNRKTGRWACFSKCGKGGALDFLMQTTGASFKDALLVLGDKVGVPRPSSANNKAEQISETSVQGMAADLHANASVLRYLREKRGLTDGTIKKYQLGYDKSRRRISIPIRDTSGKLANIRFYSPKNSMKMINLKGFGNPARLYGADELVKDERKQVLLCEGEFDRLLLSQNGFSAVTSTHGCNSFRDEWLDLFKGKDVVVVYDCDPEGQAAVQGNILKAFKDSEIGSIKNVVLPLAGSKEDKDITDYFLKPHQVSPDLFDKRCYSAEDLQTLIDHTVAVDIKKFVPSAPSENGNGPNLLKIINAIRNAEDKRAHERNVEVGETISNHLSKYGAFYFDPKASAEYLCFDGRVYTIGNNRLFNSLLQTIGQLNITTAEGKYVWEYLRNYARSLGSPIRSASWVFGDVVKPAIYVHTHGEKGDILRLYPNSITVIPNGQNDDEIILNPSDRVQSFTYKDDVDMECGLQLLKQFVYDTSPCSEADKAFLLAYCTIIVMDDFCPMKPILRLSGVHGSGKTSVASTISHIVYGENVGKIGTMAALYTDASKNPLTFLDNLEARDFDKELLNFLLTASTGIVHEKKKLYTDQDIVRERAGAFIATTGIETLGKPELLSRQWEIACDAANFTKNFSEAEHLVKIKESRDVMLSAIFKLISQEIFPQIKKRKELEGALVSKFMNHPKRRTFGCLSLILIAWDALERILGLPADLDEAWILAQMEVSEETSQETNIFVQYLGLLHGQNGLSSHPGMRLNQFEGRPCFEATSMALHNVFSRLAKENGLPRPFDNPRQLGMRLQESLPTLEQMGWGVQLRVRVVHGDRYHRFSPPEEITNLTQNLGATL; this is encoded by the coding sequence GTGGAGGACAAAAGCCAAATTTGGAGGGATTACAAAAAGACGGTTCTTGAAAAAGTCGGAGATTTCTCCGATTTCTTCGGCCATCTTCGCAAGGAAAAGAACACCGACGGCGGTTGGGTCGTCGGGTGTTGCCCTTTTCACGACGACCACGATCCCTCTTTCGCTTACAACCGGAAAACGGGACGCTGGGCCTGCTTTTCTAAATGCGGAAAGGGCGGCGCGCTCGATTTTCTTATGCAGACCACCGGCGCGTCCTTCAAAGATGCGCTTTTGGTCCTGGGCGACAAAGTGGGCGTTCCCAGGCCATCGTCCGCGAACAACAAGGCCGAGCAGATCAGCGAGACCTCCGTTCAGGGGATGGCGGCTGATCTCCACGCCAATGCGTCCGTTCTTCGTTACCTTCGAGAAAAGCGGGGACTGACTGACGGCACCATAAAAAAGTACCAGCTCGGCTACGACAAATCCCGGCGCCGGATATCCATTCCGATTCGCGACACGAGCGGAAAACTCGCCAACATCCGTTTCTACAGCCCCAAAAACTCGATGAAGATGATCAACCTTAAGGGGTTTGGGAATCCCGCCCGGCTTTACGGCGCAGACGAGCTGGTCAAGGATGAACGAAAACAAGTCCTCTTGTGCGAGGGCGAGTTTGACCGGCTCCTCTTGAGTCAAAACGGCTTTTCCGCCGTCACCTCCACGCACGGTTGCAATTCATTCCGCGACGAATGGCTGGATCTGTTTAAGGGAAAGGATGTCGTCGTGGTTTACGACTGTGATCCCGAGGGCCAGGCGGCGGTGCAGGGAAATATTCTGAAAGCCTTTAAGGATTCGGAAATCGGTTCGATTAAAAACGTCGTCCTGCCATTGGCCGGCTCGAAGGAAGACAAAGACATCACGGATTATTTCCTCAAACCGCATCAGGTGAGTCCGGATCTCTTCGACAAACGATGCTATTCGGCGGAAGATCTGCAAACGCTCATTGACCACACCGTCGCGGTCGACATTAAGAAGTTTGTGCCCAGCGCACCGTCTGAAAACGGCAATGGGCCGAATCTTCTAAAAATCATAAATGCCATTCGCAATGCCGAGGACAAACGGGCGCACGAGCGGAACGTGGAGGTCGGCGAGACCATCTCAAATCACCTTTCCAAATACGGCGCTTTCTATTTCGATCCGAAGGCCTCGGCCGAATATCTGTGTTTTGACGGCCGCGTTTACACCATTGGCAATAACCGCCTCTTCAATTCGTTGCTCCAAACCATCGGTCAGCTCAATATTACGACGGCCGAGGGGAAATACGTTTGGGAATACCTGAGAAATTATGCCCGGAGTCTGGGCTCGCCGATCCGGTCCGCGAGTTGGGTGTTCGGCGATGTCGTCAAGCCTGCCATCTACGTTCACACCCACGGTGAGAAGGGCGACATCCTTCGTCTATATCCCAATTCGATCACGGTCATTCCCAACGGTCAAAACGACGATGAAATTATTTTGAATCCCAGCGACCGCGTTCAGTCTTTCACCTATAAGGACGACGTCGACATGGAATGCGGTCTTCAACTGTTAAAACAATTTGTCTACGACACCTCGCCTTGCTCGGAAGCGGACAAGGCATTTCTCCTCGCCTACTGCACAATCATCGTCATGGACGATTTCTGCCCCATGAAACCGATCTTGCGATTGTCCGGCGTTCATGGATCCGGGAAAACATCCGTCGCCTCCACGATCAGTCACATCGTTTACGGCGAGAACGTCGGAAAGATCGGCACGATGGCCGCCCTTTACACCGACGCCTCGAAAAACCCGCTTACGTTCCTCGATAATTTGGAAGCCCGCGATTTCGACAAGGAACTCCTGAACTTTCTCCTCACCGCCTCCACGGGCATCGTCCACGAAAAGAAAAAACTCTACACCGATCAAGACATCGTCCGCGAGCGGGCTGGCGCCTTCATCGCCACCACGGGCATCGAGACCCTCGGTAAGCCGGAGCTTCTCTCCCGCCAATGGGAGATCGCTTGCGACGCGGCGAACTTCACCAAGAATTTTTCGGAGGCCGAGCACTTGGTCAAGATCAAGGAATCGCGCGACGTCATGTTGAGCGCGATTTTCAAATTGATCTCTCAGGAGATTTTCCCGCAAATAAAAAAAAGGAAAGAACTCGAAGGCGCTCTTGTGTCGAAGTTTATGAATCACCCCAAGCGGCGCACATTCGGCTGTCTCTCGCTCATCCTGATCGCCTGGGACGCGCTCGAGCGGATCTTGGGATTGCCCGCGGACTTAGACGAGGCGTGGATCTTGGCGCAGATGGAAGTGTCGGAAGAGACCTCGCAAGAGACCAACATTTTTGTGCAGTACTTGGGCCTTCTTCACGGCCAGAATGGGCTTTCGTCCCACCCCGGAATGCGGCTCAACCAGTTCGAAGGCCGACCCTGTTTTGAGGCCACCAGCATGGCCCTCCACAACGTGTTCTCCCGCCTCGCCAAAGAGAACGGTTTACCCCGCCCGTTTGACAATCCCCGGCAGCTCGGGATGCGGCTTCAGGAGTCCCTGCCGACGCTTGAACAGATGGGGTGGGGTGTGCAACTTCGGGTGCGAGTGGTGCATGGGGACCGGTATCACCGATTCTCACCGCCAGAAGAAATAACGAATTTAACGCAGAATTTGGGTGCAACCCTATGA